A genome region from Thermomonospora amylolytica includes the following:
- a CDS encoding alpha,alpha-trehalose-phosphate synthase (UDP-forming) yields the protein MSDSALGAADRQVLVASNRGPVSFTSAEDGTLSMRRGGGGLVSGLAGVAAGNGGNRPIWVCAALSDADRQAARQAPDGRLDKAGHDTGGACVRMLDIPASTFHRAYNGVANSTLWFVHHLLYDTPNAPHFDARSRRDWQSYEAYNAAFADALARDAEPGARAAIQDYHLSLAPRMLRERRPDLKIAHFSHTPWAPPEYYRLLPDDLGVQVLEGILGADHAGFLARRWADAFMDCCEALLHAKVDRTAGTVHHKGRTTRIGVHGLGVDGDDLIARAAQPDVAERARALREQVGDRQLIVRIDRTELSKNIVRGLAAYREMLANHPEWHGRVVHLAFAYPSRQDLAEYRDYTAAVERTAAQIREEFGTPDWDPLILQVKDDYARTLAAYGMADVLLVNPIRDGMNLVAKEGPVLSRRGCALVLSREAGAAADLGEDALLVNPYDVSQTAETLHRALLMPPDERAERCRRLAAAATALPPRRWFADQLAALD from the coding sequence ATGAGTGACTCCGCGCTTGGGGCCGCCGACCGGCAGGTGCTCGTCGCCTCGAACCGAGGCCCGGTGTCGTTCACGTCGGCCGAGGACGGCACGCTGTCGATGCGCCGCGGGGGCGGCGGGCTGGTCTCCGGCCTCGCCGGGGTCGCCGCGGGGAACGGCGGGAACAGGCCGATCTGGGTGTGCGCGGCGCTGTCGGACGCCGACCGGCAGGCCGCCCGGCAGGCCCCCGACGGGCGGCTGGACAAGGCCGGGCACGACACCGGGGGCGCCTGCGTGCGGATGCTGGACATCCCGGCCTCGACGTTCCACCGGGCCTACAACGGGGTGGCCAACTCGACGCTGTGGTTCGTGCACCACCTGCTGTACGACACCCCGAACGCGCCGCACTTCGACGCCCGGTCGCGGCGGGACTGGCAGTCGTACGAGGCCTACAACGCGGCGTTCGCGGACGCGCTGGCCCGGGACGCCGAGCCGGGGGCGCGCGCGGCGATCCAGGACTACCACCTGTCGCTGGCGCCGCGGATGCTGCGGGAACGCCGCCCCGACCTGAAGATCGCGCACTTCTCGCACACCCCGTGGGCCCCGCCGGAGTACTACCGGCTGCTGCCCGACGACCTGGGCGTGCAGGTGCTGGAGGGCATCCTGGGCGCCGACCACGCCGGGTTCCTGGCCCGGCGCTGGGCGGACGCGTTCATGGACTGCTGCGAGGCGCTGCTGCACGCCAAGGTGGACCGGACGGCCGGCACCGTCCACCACAAGGGCCGCACCACCCGGATCGGGGTGCACGGGCTCGGCGTGGACGGCGACGACCTGATCGCCCGCGCCGCGCAGCCCGACGTGGCCGAACGTGCCCGGGCGCTGCGCGAGCAGGTGGGCGACCGGCAGCTCATCGTCCGGATCGACCGCACGGAGCTGTCCAAGAACATCGTGCGGGGCCTGGCCGCCTACCGGGAGATGCTGGCCAACCATCCCGAATGGCACGGTCGGGTGGTGCATCTGGCGTTCGCCTATCCGTCGCGGCAGGACCTGGCCGAGTACCGGGACTACACCGCGGCGGTGGAGCGGACGGCCGCGCAGATCCGCGAGGAGTTCGGCACGCCGGACTGGGATCCGCTGATCCTGCAGGTCAAGGACGACTACGCGCGCACGCTGGCGGCCTACGGGATGGCCGACGTGCTGCTGGTCAACCCGATCCGCGACGGGATGAACCTGGTCGCCAAGGAGGGGCCGGTGCTGTCGCGGCGGGGCTGCGCGCTGGTGCTGTCCCGCGAGGCCGGCGCCGCCGCCGATCTCGGCGAGGACGCGCTGCTGGTCAACCCGTACGACGTGTCGCAGACCGCGGAGACGCTGCACCGGGCGCTGCTGATGCCGCCCGACGAGCGGGCCGAGCGCTGCCGGCGGCTGGCCGCGGCGGCCACGGCGCTGCCGCCGCGGCGGTGGTTCGCCGACCAGCTCGCCGCCCTGGACTGA
- a CDS encoding cation diffusion facilitator family transporter encodes MGHSDTGDAPSWDTGVPPRQPPDEAGSGQDEGRPGTFEAPPDAPARRSAETRKTVLAAGAANIAIAVTKLAAGLIAGSSAMLAEAAHSLADTLNQGFLLASLGRSERPADRRHPFGYGKERYFWSLIAAVGIFVAGACYSIFEGVGEIVSPGEHGDATVAFIVLGFAFLFEGLSLLRATHQVRREARERRRSTLEHVRRTPDTTLKAAVLEDGTAVIGLTLAAGGLTLREVTGSSVWDGAASIAIGVLLVGVAWTLGRSSMDLLIGQAVDRETLLRIRAEIAGTPGVVSVLELLTMHLGPDELLVAAKVAFADEISADQAEDIADGIDARLRERLPIVRHVFLDPTQLGAQRV; translated from the coding sequence ATGGGTCACTCCGACACCGGCGATGCGCCGTCCTGGGACACCGGCGTGCCGCCGCGTCAACCCCCTGACGAGGCCGGTTCCGGCCAGGACGAGGGCCGCCCCGGCACCTTCGAGGCCCCTCCGGACGCCCCCGCGCGGCGTTCCGCCGAGACCCGCAAGACGGTGCTGGCGGCGGGCGCGGCCAACATCGCCATCGCCGTCACCAAGCTGGCCGCCGGGCTGATCGCGGGCTCCTCGGCGATGCTCGCCGAGGCCGCGCACTCCCTGGCCGACACCCTCAACCAGGGCTTCCTGCTGGCCTCGCTGGGCCGCAGCGAACGGCCCGCCGACCGCCGCCACCCGTTCGGGTACGGCAAGGAGCGGTACTTCTGGTCGCTGATCGCGGCCGTCGGGATCTTCGTGGCCGGGGCCTGCTACTCGATCTTCGAGGGGGTCGGCGAGATCGTCTCGCCCGGCGAGCACGGTGACGCGACCGTCGCGTTCATCGTGCTGGGGTTCGCCTTCCTCTTCGAGGGCCTGTCGCTGCTGCGGGCCACCCACCAGGTGCGGCGGGAGGCCCGGGAACGGCGGCGGAGCACGCTGGAGCACGTCCGGCGCACCCCCGACACCACGCTGAAGGCGGCGGTGCTGGAGGACGGCACGGCGGTGATCGGGCTCACCCTGGCGGCCGGGGGCCTGACGCTGCGGGAGGTCACCGGGTCGTCGGTGTGGGACGGGGCGGCCTCCATCGCGATCGGGGTGCTGCTGGTCGGGGTGGCCTGGACGCTGGGCCGCAGCAGCATGGACCTGCTGATCGGGCAGGCGGTGGACCGGGAGACCCTGCTGCGGATCCGCGCCGAGATCGCCGGGACGCCCGGGGTGGTCTCGGTGCTGGAGCTGCTGACCATGCATCTGGGGCCGGACGAGCTGCTGGTGGCGGCCAAGGTCGCGTTCGCCGACGAGATCAGCGCCGACCAGGCCGAGGACATCGCCGACGGCATCGACGCCCGGCTGCGCGAACGGCTGCCGATCGTCCGGCACGTCTTCCTGGACCCCACCCAGCTCGGTGCCCAACGGGTCTGA
- the thrC gene encoding threonine synthase has product MALDAADLGPATSLTCRECGESYELGPRYACEQCFGPLEIAYDFTGVTRASIEAGPRNIWRYRGLLPVPSNVQDTPNTEPGFTRLVRADHLAESLGMQRLWVKDDSGNPTHSFKDRVVAVALAAARELGFKVLACPSTGNLANAVAAAAARAGIRSAVFVPSDLEAQKIITTAVYGGTFVTVRGNYDDVNRLASEIAGEQEDWAFVNVNVRPYYAEGSKTLGYEIAEQLGWRLPDQIVVPVASGSQLTKIDKAFQELIRLGLVEDRPYKVFGAQATGCSPVAAAFKNGHDVVRPVKPDTIAKSLAIGNPADGPYVLDVVRRTGGAVEDVTDAEVVEGIRLLAGTEGIFAETAGGVTVGCLRKLVASGALDPEAETVIINSGDGLKTLDAVAPVARPSAEIAPTLEDFRASGLA; this is encoded by the coding sequence ATGGCACTCGACGCTGCCGACCTTGGACCTGCCACGTCCCTGACCTGCCGCGAATGCGGCGAATCCTACGAGCTGGGCCCGCGCTACGCCTGCGAGCAGTGTTTCGGCCCCCTCGAGATCGCCTACGACTTCACCGGTGTGACCCGCGCCTCCATCGAGGCCGGGCCGCGCAACATCTGGCGCTACCGCGGTCTGCTGCCCGTTCCGTCGAACGTCCAGGACACCCCCAACACCGAGCCCGGCTTCACCCGCCTGGTCCGCGCCGACCACCTCGCCGAGTCGCTCGGCATGCAGCGGCTGTGGGTCAAGGACGACAGCGGCAACCCCACCCACTCGTTCAAGGACCGGGTGGTCGCGGTGGCCCTGGCCGCCGCCCGCGAACTCGGCTTCAAGGTGCTGGCCTGCCCGTCCACCGGCAACCTGGCCAACGCGGTGGCCGCCGCCGCGGCCCGCGCCGGGATCCGCAGCGCCGTGTTCGTGCCCTCCGACCTGGAGGCCCAGAAGATCATCACCACCGCGGTGTACGGCGGCACGTTCGTCACCGTGCGCGGCAACTACGACGACGTCAACCGGCTCGCCTCGGAGATCGCCGGCGAGCAGGAGGACTGGGCGTTCGTGAACGTCAACGTCCGGCCGTACTACGCCGAGGGCTCCAAGACCCTCGGCTACGAGATCGCCGAGCAGCTCGGCTGGCGGCTGCCCGACCAGATCGTGGTCCCGGTGGCCTCCGGCTCCCAGCTCACCAAGATCGACAAGGCGTTCCAGGAGCTGATCAGGCTGGGGCTGGTGGAGGACAGGCCGTACAAGGTGTTCGGCGCCCAGGCCACCGGCTGCTCCCCGGTCGCCGCCGCCTTCAAGAACGGGCACGACGTGGTCCGCCCGGTCAAGCCCGACACCATCGCCAAGTCCCTGGCGATCGGCAACCCCGCCGACGGCCCGTACGTGCTGGACGTGGTCCGCCGCACCGGCGGCGCGGTCGAGGACGTCACCGACGCCGAGGTGGTCGAGGGCATCCGGCTGCTGGCCGGCACCGAGGGCATCTTCGCCGAGACCGCCGGCGGCGTCACCGTGGGCTGCCTGCGCAAGCTGGTCGCCTCCGGCGCGCTGGACCCGGAGGCGGAGACCGTCATCATCAACTCCGGCGACGGCCTGAAGACCCTCGACGCGGTCGCCCCGGTCGCCCGCCCGTCCGCCGAGATCGCCCCCACGCTGGAGGACTTCCGCGCCTCCGGCCTGGCCTGA
- a CDS encoding MoaD/ThiS family protein, producing MSTVSVRIPTILRTYTGGESEVKAEGATLREVITDLDANYSGIAARILDDSGKIRRFVNVYVGEEDVRFADGLDTPTPAGTQISIIPAVAGG from the coding sequence TTGAGCACGGTTTCGGTACGGATCCCGACGATCCTGCGCACCTACACCGGCGGCGAGTCGGAGGTCAAGGCCGAGGGCGCCACCCTCCGCGAGGTCATCACCGACCTCGACGCCAACTACAGCGGCATCGCCGCCCGCATCCTCGACGACTCCGGCAAGATCCGCCGCTTCGTCAACGTCTACGTCGGCGAGGAGGACGTCCGCTTCGCCGACGGCCTGGACACCCCCACTCCCGCCGGCACACAGATCTCCATCATCCCGGCCGTCGCCGGCGGCTGA
- a CDS encoding three-Cys-motif partner protein TcmP, whose product MDLLWKLEPATAAKHRLYRRYLDAWWPILLQRRKDGHLPSRVTYVDAFAGPGEYVDGEDGSPVIALDRLLNHAAVERMHLSRDRVCLIFIEANRARYEHLRALIVRKFGPLEHLPVRVEVRHGVASDCIEILGECDAWGSPILAIFDSWGNVNVPLSTVSRIARNRSSEVITTFGPNWFSRRREIDQGAFDSVFGGRQYWEEADRDSRPDERWRRWLSTYRDAMGRAGFEYRLHFQVVPRTGQPLYLVYGTNHEKGVEVMKDAMWDVDSSDGMSFRDPRTRGAPAPGQTYLWGADSLPELHELVTQRLDEGPLTLEALQRWLLLETARWRKKDAKVAVQQMRDEGLVIVEPTGRITSNSTIRLR is encoded by the coding sequence ATGGATTTGCTGTGGAAGCTTGAGCCAGCAACCGCCGCCAAACACCGCCTCTACAGAAGATATCTTGATGCTTGGTGGCCGATCTTGCTTCAGCGTCGTAAAGATGGCCATTTGCCGTCGCGAGTAACTTATGTCGATGCTTTCGCGGGTCCAGGGGAATATGTCGACGGTGAAGACGGGTCACCAGTAATAGCGCTTGATCGGCTACTCAATCATGCTGCAGTTGAACGCATGCATCTCAGTCGTGACCGAGTGTGTCTAATATTCATTGAAGCGAATCGTGCTCGCTACGAACATCTGCGTGCACTGATTGTAAGGAAATTTGGCCCCCTTGAGCATCTGCCAGTTCGGGTCGAGGTTCGCCACGGGGTAGCGAGTGACTGTATCGAAATTCTTGGCGAATGCGACGCCTGGGGCAGCCCTATCCTTGCTATTTTTGATAGTTGGGGAAATGTAAACGTTCCTTTGTCGACGGTGTCGCGAATCGCTCGTAATCGATCAAGTGAAGTTATTACTACCTTTGGCCCTAATTGGTTCAGTAGAAGGCGAGAAATTGATCAAGGTGCCTTCGACTCTGTCTTTGGTGGCCGCCAATACTGGGAAGAGGCTGATCGTGACAGTCGGCCAGACGAGCGCTGGCGTCGGTGGCTTTCGACCTATCGGGACGCTATGGGTAGAGCTGGCTTCGAGTACAGACTCCACTTTCAGGTGGTGCCGAGAACGGGTCAACCGCTCTATCTTGTGTATGGTACGAACCACGAAAAAGGCGTCGAGGTCATGAAAGACGCTATGTGGGATGTTGATAGTAGCGACGGTATGAGTTTTCGTGATCCCAGGACCCGAGGAGCTCCCGCACCTGGACAGACCTATCTATGGGGCGCGGACAGCCTGCCGGAGCTGCATGAGCTAGTTACGCAACGTCTGGACGAAGGCCCTTTGACGCTCGAGGCTTTGCAGCGGTGGCTGCTGCTGGAAACGGCTCGATGGCGAAAGAAGGACGCCAAGGTCGCTGTTCAGCAAATGCGTGACGAGGGTTTGGTGATAGTTGAGCCGACTGGACGGATAACTAGCAATAGTACGATTAGGCTACGCTAG
- a CDS encoding DUF5131 family protein — MADRSSIEWTEATWNPTTGCDRISSGCDNCYALTLANRLKAMGARKYQNDGDPRTSGPGFGLTIHEDALEIPYRWRASRIVFVNSMSDLFHARVPKEFIQRVFEVMANTPQHTYQVLTKRARRLRLLSEELSWPENVWMGVSVEDSSTLHRVDDLRRTGAAVKFLSCEPLLGELTDLSLEGIDWVIGGGESGPKYRPLKPEWIRHLRDTCLKSEVPFFFKQWGGRTPKAGGRLLDGRTWDEMPKSKGASVA; from the coding sequence ATGGCTGATCGAAGCTCCATCGAATGGACCGAAGCTACTTGGAACCCAACCACCGGCTGTGATCGCATTTCGTCGGGCTGCGATAACTGCTATGCCCTTACCCTTGCCAATCGCCTGAAGGCAATGGGGGCACGAAAATATCAAAACGATGGAGACCCGCGAACCTCCGGGCCAGGTTTTGGCCTAACAATACACGAAGACGCTCTCGAAATTCCTTACCGATGGCGGGCCTCTCGCATTGTATTCGTAAACTCAATGTCAGATCTATTTCATGCGCGCGTACCAAAAGAATTCATTCAAAGAGTGTTTGAGGTAATGGCCAATACACCTCAGCACACTTATCAGGTCTTGACCAAGCGCGCAAGACGACTTCGTCTACTCTCAGAAGAACTTAGCTGGCCTGAAAATGTCTGGATGGGTGTTTCGGTGGAGGACTCCTCCACTCTACACCGAGTAGATGATCTAAGGCGCACTGGGGCCGCCGTGAAATTTCTATCCTGTGAGCCACTTTTGGGAGAACTAACAGATCTAAGCCTAGAAGGAATAGACTGGGTAATCGGCGGCGGAGAAAGTGGCCCCAAATATCGTCCACTAAAGCCAGAATGGATACGACACCTCCGCGATACTTGCCTGAAATCAGAAGTGCCGTTCTTCTTCAAGCAGTGGGGGGGACGAACACCTAAGGCTGGTGGCAGGCTGCTGGATGGACGCACATGGGATGAGATGCCGAAGAGTAAAGGCGCTAGCGTAGCCTAA
- a CDS encoding HAD family hydrolase has product MIRAVVFDVGECLVNETREYGTWADWLGVPRHTFSAMFGAVIARGLDYRETFQVFAPGFDLTEEREKRAAVGQAEWFGEDDLYPDARPTLAKLRESGLWVGIAGNQTVRAGGILRDLKLPCDMLATSDDWGVAKPDPAFFGAVVREAPCEAGEILYVGDRLDNDIRPAAAVGLKTALIRRGPWGIIQQDDPEADRLPTMRIDSLTELPGRIEEFNASER; this is encoded by the coding sequence ATGATCCGAGCTGTGGTGTTCGATGTCGGTGAGTGCCTGGTCAACGAGACTCGGGAGTATGGGACCTGGGCGGACTGGCTGGGGGTGCCTCGGCATACGTTCTCGGCGATGTTCGGGGCGGTCATCGCTCGGGGGTTGGACTACCGGGAGACGTTCCAGGTGTTCGCGCCGGGGTTCGATCTGACCGAGGAGCGGGAGAAGCGGGCCGCGGTGGGACAGGCCGAGTGGTTCGGTGAGGACGACCTGTATCCGGACGCGCGGCCGACGCTGGCCAAGCTGCGGGAGTCTGGCCTGTGGGTGGGGATCGCGGGCAATCAGACGGTGCGCGCGGGTGGGATCCTGCGGGACCTGAAGCTGCCGTGCGACATGCTGGCCACCTCGGATGACTGGGGGGTGGCCAAGCCGGATCCGGCGTTTTTCGGGGCGGTGGTCCGGGAGGCTCCGTGTGAGGCCGGCGAGATCCTGTACGTGGGGGATCGGCTGGACAACGACATCCGGCCGGCTGCTGCGGTGGGGTTGAAGACGGCGCTGATCCGCCGGGGTCCGTGGGGGATCATCCAGCAGGACGACCCGGAGGCCGATCGGTTGCCGACCATGCGGATCGATTCCCTCACGGAGCTGCCCGGCAGGATCGAGGAGTTCAACGCTTCAGAGCGCTGA
- a CDS encoding serine/threonine-protein kinase produces the protein MSGYDVAVSYPDGGFVSMARPAGNTRLKAARQHAGYASQQAFADALTRAATALGLGHIEVSARQVRRWESASPPWPRADHQRLIVHVLQMPIEQLGFTPPWDTPTEGAPPAPAPQPAQYGTGAALPLPKAAVAVQPDTVGADYASITVAYRRLYWSVQPAQMHPAVVEHTRLGTQLLSETTGVARRVLATALAESLLLAGRIEFFDLRQPEDADQTFVRALQAAGEADDALLGAAILAHAAFVPGWAGRREEAAERMRAARTYARRATPSAEFLAWLDAVEAECETRCGHTREALRLIAHGEEVIAAGNDHTAPDWFDWFSPVRLAAFKGNTELKAGLIPQARQTLTKVLEDLPADSIKQRSVVLGDLAAVEAAAGDPEAACARAEEALDQLARTWYATGMDRVTEVRRALQPWADRECVRRLDDRLYGWQTTLSALKR, from the coding sequence TTGAGCGGCTACGATGTGGCCGTTAGCTATCCGGATGGAGGTTTCGTCTCAATGGCCCGACCAGCAGGGAACACGCGGCTCAAGGCCGCTCGACAGCACGCCGGCTACGCCTCACAGCAGGCGTTCGCCGACGCCCTCACCAGGGCCGCAACGGCGCTGGGACTCGGCCACATAGAGGTCAGCGCCAGGCAGGTCCGACGCTGGGAGTCCGCTTCCCCTCCCTGGCCACGGGCCGACCACCAGCGCCTCATCGTTCATGTGCTGCAAATGCCGATCGAGCAGCTTGGATTCACACCGCCGTGGGACACACCGACCGAGGGAGCACCCCCTGCGCCTGCTCCGCAGCCAGCCCAGTACGGCACCGGCGCGGCTCTTCCCCTGCCCAAGGCCGCGGTCGCCGTTCAGCCGGACACCGTTGGAGCCGACTATGCATCCATCACGGTGGCCTACCGGCGGTTGTACTGGAGCGTCCAGCCCGCGCAGATGCACCCCGCCGTGGTCGAGCACACCCGACTCGGCACGCAACTGCTGTCGGAGACCACCGGAGTCGCCCGCCGCGTTCTGGCCACCGCGTTGGCTGAGTCGCTGTTGCTGGCCGGACGCATCGAGTTCTTCGACCTGCGCCAGCCGGAGGACGCCGACCAGACCTTTGTCCGCGCCCTCCAGGCCGCAGGCGAAGCCGACGACGCTCTCCTAGGTGCCGCCATCCTCGCGCACGCGGCATTCGTCCCCGGCTGGGCAGGCCGACGCGAGGAAGCCGCCGAGCGCATGCGGGCGGCCCGCACCTACGCGCGCCGAGCGACCCCCTCCGCCGAGTTTCTGGCATGGCTCGATGCCGTCGAGGCCGAGTGCGAGACCCGATGCGGACACACCCGCGAGGCGCTGCGCTTGATCGCCCACGGAGAGGAGGTCATCGCCGCAGGCAACGATCACACCGCGCCGGACTGGTTCGACTGGTTCTCCCCCGTCCGCCTGGCGGCGTTCAAGGGCAACACCGAACTCAAAGCCGGCCTCATCCCCCAGGCACGCCAGACCCTGACCAAGGTCCTGGAAGACCTCCCCGCCGACTCCATCAAACAGCGCAGTGTCGTCCTCGGCGACCTGGCCGCCGTCGAGGCCGCCGCAGGCGACCCCGAGGCCGCATGCGCCCGAGCTGAGGAGGCCCTCGACCAGTTGGCCCGCACCTGGTACGCCACCGGCATGGACCGTGTCACCGAAGTCCGCCGCGCCCTGCAACCGTGGGCCGACCGCGAATGCGTCCGCCGCCTGGACGATCGCCTCTATGGGTGGCAGACCACCCTCAGCGCTCTGAAGCGTTGA
- a CDS encoding GntR family transcriptional regulator has translation MPGGGAFVPKYVQIVETLRRRIADGTYPIGSKLPSETELIREFGVSRPTVVRALQEMALLGEIEREHGRGSFVKAIADTRPEDRRPALAVLDRQETELPLKVVQVGPEPAPTRVAGRLGVVEEARAHLRRSVGFFDDSTPSEVVSLWAPLDVAKAAGLESERPLTVPLRRLLTAGTGERLARVVETLTARRATEQEAELLQLAPDEPVLGVLASVVDVTGRTVLVVEVTLSGFLHDLEDTYPL, from the coding sequence ATGCCCGGCGGTGGTGCGTTCGTCCCCAAGTACGTGCAGATCGTGGAGACGCTGCGGCGCCGGATAGCCGACGGCACCTATCCGATCGGCTCCAAGCTGCCGTCTGAGACCGAGCTGATCCGTGAGTTCGGGGTCTCCCGGCCCACGGTGGTGCGGGCGTTGCAGGAGATGGCGCTGCTGGGGGAGATCGAACGCGAGCACGGGCGCGGCTCGTTCGTCAAAGCCATTGCCGACACCCGCCCCGAGGACCGGCGTCCCGCGCTGGCCGTGCTGGACCGGCAGGAGACCGAACTGCCCCTCAAGGTGGTCCAGGTCGGCCCGGAGCCGGCACCGACGCGGGTCGCCGGACGGCTGGGCGTGGTCGAGGAGGCGCGGGCGCATCTGCGGCGCTCGGTGGGGTTCTTCGATGACTCCACGCCCAGTGAGGTGGTGTCGCTGTGGGCTCCGTTGGACGTGGCCAAGGCGGCGGGCCTGGAATCCGAACGACCCCTCACCGTGCCGCTGCGGCGACTGCTGACCGCCGGGACCGGGGAGCGGCTGGCGCGGGTGGTCGAGACGCTGACCGCCCGCCGCGCCACCGAACAGGAGGCTGAATTGCTCCAACTCGCCCCTGATGAGCCGGTGCTCGGCGTGCTGGCCTCCGTGGTCGACGTGACCGGCCGGACCGTGCTGGTCGTGGAGGTCACCCTGTCCGGCTTCCTGCACGACCTCGAAGACACCTACCCCCTGTGA
- a CDS encoding plasmid replication, integration and excision activator, with amino-acid sequence MAIQGRIPVEFGHVFPHGVYATGPAEPLTNYETKRPEVDKDTGLPVWVVDVYDADPAAKHKASAIRVRVISRECPVLPEAVAGPFRPVEFTGLTVTPYVEVVGKNAQGEPITRVAYSYRATGVQAPSGTGRARPAGKDAA; translated from the coding sequence ATGGCGATTCAGGGGCGCATCCCTGTGGAGTTCGGGCACGTGTTCCCGCACGGCGTCTACGCCACGGGGCCGGCGGAGCCGCTGACGAACTACGAGACCAAGCGGCCGGAGGTGGACAAGGACACCGGTCTGCCGGTGTGGGTGGTGGACGTGTACGACGCCGACCCGGCCGCCAAGCACAAGGCGTCGGCGATCCGGGTGCGGGTGATCTCCCGCGAATGCCCGGTGCTGCCCGAGGCGGTGGCGGGGCCGTTCCGGCCGGTGGAGTTCACCGGCCTGACCGTCACCCCCTACGTCGAGGTCGTCGGCAAGAACGCCCAGGGCGAGCCGATCACCCGCGTGGCCTACTCCTACCGGGCCACCGGCGTCCAGGCCCCCAGCGGCACGGGGCGCGCTCGCCCGGCCGGTAAGGACGCGGCCTAA
- a CDS encoding FtsK/SpoIIIE domain-containing protein — MPEGLVLLVNLLRILVRGALFCLRHPIASGAVVVAGWLAWRYGWHVPALVGLVAVAGLGVWATADRPSFVRRVYRPAWSRWRGWWVYRRHWQPVLVTAGLTKTHRGREYLPTLRRIECGPASDRLLVQMLKGQAPDAWEKVAANLAHGFGATLVRVRDGDRPGRIWLEFVRIDALAAPIPALPILDAAAVDLRAVEVGRQEDGSPWRLRLLGTHVLVAGATGSGKGSVLWSVIRGVLPLMVAGLVEVWAIDPKRMELSYGRPLFERFGRYSSDPGGGMVALLEEAAADMNARADQFAGLTRSFTPTTEHPFRLIVVDELAFLTAYSPERDLRKRAESALAILTSQGRSVGYCVLGAQQDARKEVNNLRNLFPDRIALRLDEDEQVDMVLGDGARDRGALADQISTVPEVGAGVGFVRLETSPDPVRVRAAYVSDEDIRQMVAYALSGGTYRPEAA, encoded by the coding sequence ATGCCCGAGGGCCTGGTCCTGCTCGTCAACCTGCTGCGCATCCTCGTGCGCGGGGCGCTGTTCTGCCTGCGCCACCCGATCGCCTCCGGTGCCGTGGTGGTGGCCGGCTGGCTGGCCTGGCGGTACGGCTGGCACGTCCCCGCCCTCGTCGGCCTGGTGGCCGTGGCCGGCCTGGGCGTGTGGGCGACGGCCGACCGCCCGTCCTTCGTGCGCCGGGTCTACCGTCCGGCGTGGTCGCGGTGGCGGGGCTGGTGGGTGTACCGGCGGCACTGGCAACCCGTCCTCGTCACCGCCGGACTGACCAAGACGCATCGGGGCCGCGAGTACCTGCCGACGCTGCGGCGCATCGAGTGCGGCCCGGCGTCGGATCGGCTGCTGGTGCAGATGCTCAAGGGACAGGCTCCCGACGCATGGGAGAAGGTGGCCGCGAATCTGGCGCATGGCTTCGGCGCGACCCTGGTCCGGGTCCGCGACGGGGACCGGCCCGGCCGGATCTGGCTGGAGTTCGTCCGCATCGACGCCTTGGCCGCGCCGATTCCGGCGCTGCCGATCCTCGACGCGGCGGCGGTGGACCTGCGCGCGGTGGAGGTCGGCCGTCAGGAGGACGGCTCGCCGTGGCGGCTGCGGCTGCTGGGCACCCATGTCCTGGTCGCGGGGGCGACGGGTTCCGGGAAGGGTTCGGTGTTGTGGTCGGTGATCCGGGGTGTGCTGCCGCTGATGGTCGCCGGCCTGGTGGAGGTGTGGGCCATCGACCCCAAACGGATGGAACTGTCCTATGGCCGCCCGTTGTTCGAGCGGTTCGGCCGGTACTCCTCCGACCCTGGCGGGGGAATGGTCGCGCTGCTGGAGGAGGCGGCGGCGGACATGAACGCCCGCGCCGACCAGTTCGCGGGCCTGACCCGGTCGTTCACGCCGACCACCGAGCATCCGTTTCGGTTGATCGTGGTGGATGAGCTGGCGTTCCTGACCGCCTACAGCCCCGAACGCGACCTGCGCAAGCGAGCGGAGTCGGCGTTGGCGATCCTCACCTCACAAGGCCGGTCGGTCGGGTACTGCGTGCTCGGCGCCCAGCAGGACGCCCGCAAAGAGGTCAACAACCTGCGCAACCTGTTCCCCGACCGGATCGCGCTGCGGCTGGATGAGGACGAACAGGTGGACATGGTCCTGGGCGACGGGGCACGGGATCGCGGGGCGCTGGCCGACCAGATCTCGACGGTTCCCGAGGTCGGGGCCGGTGTCGGGTTCGTGCGGCTGGAGACCTCGCCGGATCCGGTGCGGGTGCGGGCGGCGTACGTGTCGGATGAGGACATCCGGCAGATGGTCGCCTACGCCTTGTCGGGTGGTACCTACCGGCCGGAGGCCGCATGA